From the Mya arenaria isolate MELC-2E11 chromosome 17, ASM2691426v1 genome, the window AAGCCCATACCGCGAGATTTCTAAAACTTGATAATTGGACACTTGAACATATGAAATGCGATTAAAGCGtcaatgacaatattttgataGACATATTGTGATTTATTGCTCTTGAATAGAAAAAGCTTCTTTACCCAGCCGTTCTGAATGCACTTACTGCCGTCCCGCATAAAGCTTAGAAGTGAATTAAAGAGActatttcaaagatttttgttaaatttggaCGAACTACTTTCTTTTGTGAACTAACACCCAGCCAATACTCATTTGAACAGACTTTTGTAAATGCAAGCacaacataatttaattttcgATCAATTTACTTAAGCTTTACCACAAAAAAGAGCATTTTATGGCGcattcaagaatattttttaaacaatagaCTTCTTAATACAGTCTTTGATAACGCtttatcattgaaacatttttataacatttcacCCCAATCTTTTTCCGATATATGCACGTATAAAATGTGAACGAGTCCATTTAAAGAGCTGTTATATGTTTGCTTTGAAGCTTAAATCTACCAAAGTCTGTGCATAATATAACATATACGTATTAACAGGAATAATTAGCTATGTAAATtggtatttaatatgtaaatataattttcagatCCTTAGAAGGATTATGGGAAGTAAATGACAAACGGTTTCTGACTGTGTGAGTAGTTGTCGGTGAAGTGCTGGTCGACTACAGGCCGTTGTTAAGGATATCCGAATACTTCAAGCCTTCAAACatggataaataaaaaataaagtggtcgaaaacaaattataatcacTTGTCGACAAGACACGTGGAACATCGCACGTCCCTGAAAGTCACGTGTTATTATCATCCGAATAGCGCGTGTCCACGTGTGACGCACGCGCCATGGCGTTCAATGTGACGTACGGCGCGTTAACGGACCGCAACATCAAGCACCTGTACACGACCAGGGAGAAGACCATGCATAAGAATATCCCTAGACAGAAACTGCACAGACCCGGTATGGTGTTTTCTATTGAACTATCAGAACTAGCTCATTTAAtcttttacattaaattatagtgtaccttttgaaagaaaaaaaaagagaaaaacattattttctcaTCAGGTCGTTCTGTCATCGAAAGCGGCAAAAACTGAAGCAATGtaatttaagactactatttgTTTTCTTAGCTTGCTCGTCACAAACATTGTGTGTATCAGTATTTGGTGTGATGTATCTTCCAGAGCTGCTCCAGCTGGAGATACAAGCTACTGAACGTTTCCGACACCGCCGCCGACGACGACGGGAGCCCAATATGGAGTTTATACCGGAGTTTGGCATCGATGTGCCGCGGGCCCCCGCTTTCAGGTTAGAAGTCGTTTGATTTGGCTAAGTTGGAGCACAGTTTTAACATGCTAAATGAAGTAATTGCAGGACGCTGTGCATGACTTTTGCggagtaaaaaaaatatcttcaatGTGTATACTATCGGTTAGATCGCTCAACGAAAGATGAAAGGCAGGAATAACTTAActtcaatgttaaaatgaaacatcTATATTTGGTATTTAGGTAGATTTCTTAATGATGCATGTGGCTGCTTGATATTAACGATGTTTATGTTCATTACAGAACGGGCAACAAGGAGTTCATAGCCGGTCTGGTGGATCGACTGACAAAGAAACCGGATATCAAGTCCAACCCACGGGGTTGCGGCCACTACCAGCGGGGCTTCCACGAGTACGAATGGGAGGAGGAAGCTACCTCATCACGTGACCCCGTGCCAGCGCGGCGAATGAAAAGCATTCTGAACAGGCTCACGCGCCCCGTCGGGTGCGGCAAGCGTCACCCCACACCGGATCTAAATGAAGATGACTATCTACCAAACTTCGTTATATGAGTGGCAGAAgtacaaaacattgatataaaattgtGCTCACTGGAAACTATAAAGTATTACATTTTTACGTGTAATCGTAAATAAGCTCTTCAGTATTAATTTAAGATTTATTAACAGTGTGCTGGTAAGTTATTGTTCCAGTATAATTACAAGTATACTTCTCCCATAGCGCTGTTCTTCGGCGAGTGTTGTAGAACAGTATACAGTTATTTCATGGTTATTTGgttaacagtcaaaactgttgtcccgaggtggcGGAGATGACTTCTGGACCGTGGCACGAGGCCGATATGGCGGGGGCAACAGTACAGAATGTCATCGCCGACACCAAAGGAAAGGGTTCTTTAACCGTTACCAAAAGCACcatgaaataactgttttattactaGTAGGTTTATCTTAACCAAaagaaaataactgttttattacctgatcaaaatttatttgaacacattgttaaaaacattaattatatgccgtcgaaaaataaaatttggaaatAGCGCGAGAGGGAAACAGTTCATACCGTTGCCCGAGAAATAGTTCAATTCAAGACAAATTGTTTGCTTTCAAATAAATCAcccaaaaataacaaatttgtatttctgtaacgaatcaggtaactatattatttataacttaattcAAGGGACATATCTTATCTATTATTCATGTATATCTGGCGCATTTAGTtttttagcaataaaataattagGTTGACTGACGcatttatcatttcattatAACATGTAGCGTGTGACATGAGGTACAAAACTTTCgaatatttcattatgtatCTCTGACAGTCTATCACGCCCACCTGCTGTTTTGTGTGAACAGAATAACTTATATCATAAAACGACGGAACTATGGTTTATACGTACATGATAACATTGATGTAATTATTCGCGGACAATACAtgcttacatttttttataggAAACTTCATGGTTCTATTATGTTTGACAATATTACTGTGTCGTATTTACCTTTACTTAGGTAAGTGCATTCTCCTACTATACAATGCCAGTCAAAACGTCGTTTGGATATTTCCATTCAAGGTCTCAGGCCTTAGGATCATACATTCATACCTAACTGGCTCAACAGTTTAGTTTCTACTTTGTTAATTCATTGACTcttcaaataataaagtaatattttaacatgtattggATTTTCGTTTTCATTATAGGTATGCATAAATGACCTAGCCATAGGTGGCAGTGACTTTCactaatggcatttttttataattatatatattattatataaaaaatcataatgtCACTGACCGATACTGTGACCTGTTGTGTTAGCTGGTATAATCATTATACAGATACTGTCACAAGTGGTTTTAGCTGGTGTAATGATTTCACCAATACTGTCGCCTGTGGCTTTAGCTAATATAATCATAACATTGAAACTGTCACATGTGGTGTTAGCTGGTATTATCATTACACCGGTATATCACCTGTGGTGTTAGCTGGTATAATCACTACACCGATACTGTCACCTGTGGTGTTAGCTGGTATAAACATTACACCGATACTGTCACCTGTGGTGTTAGCTGGTATAATCACTACACCGATACTGTCACCTGTGGTGTTAGCTGGTATAATCATTACACCACTACTGTCACCTGTGGTGTTAGCTGGTATAATCATTACACCACTACTGTCACCTGTGGTGTTAGCTGGTATAATCATTAAACCGATACTGACAACTGTGGTGTTGGGTGGTATAATCATTACACCAATACTATTACCTGTGATGAGAGCTGGTATAATCATTAAACCGATACTG encodes:
- the LOC128224518 gene encoding uncharacterized protein LOC128224518, with protein sequence MAFNVTYGALTDRNIKHLYTTREKTMHKNIPRQKLHRPELLQLEIQATERFRHRRRRRREPNMEFIPEFGIDVPRAPAFRTGNKEFIAGLVDRLTKKPDIKSNPRGCGHYQRGFHEYEWEEEATSSRDPVPARRMKSILNRLTRPVGCGKRHPTPDLNEDDYLPNFVI